From the Asterias amurensis chromosome 1, ASM3211899v1 genome, the window gCTGCAAATcggtgaaatacgcttacacctttgcaaatttttctgctactaTACTTCAGaaggcacaaaaatttgcttaccgataagcagcgctgtgaaattgggcccagattgggGACCAATATACCTTTatgctgtctccatcttggtcatgttccttgtattgaatatgaataataaatgcttctaatcattttgcaaataggaaccggactattttgttttttgtttggttacatggtttggttacattgatgtCAATTggaaaaattcaagatggctacaCCATGATAAAGATATATAGTAAATCCTCTGAATGGGGAACCGCTGATATCCTCTGATTaggtatacatgtattatagGATCCTCCGATTGTAGATTAAAGATGGGTACTATTGGGTGCTATTGGTATAACATATCAGAAAGAAGACGCCAATGGTTCTAATCGAGGTAAAATATCCCAATGAGAGACTTTGAGCACTAGGGGGCAGCAGACATATTCGTTTACAAATTTCTGAGAAACTGTGGCCCTTTCGGCTTTTGATTCAGCTTCAGGTAAACTTGGCCCCGCGGTCGTTTTGACAATAGTGCGCGTGCTGTGCGTCCACACTCGGGGCTTTAAACGCGAggacagagcctgaagccgaatccaaagccgaagccattGTTTCGAAAAAGGGACTATGGATGCACTGTCCAAGCTGAATAGGCTGCCTTtaaacctttatcacgctgtcaccatcttggtcatggtccatgtttccaataacagtaatgaatgctaatattcaTTGTGCAtaatggcaccagactattatttggtccagcctcagtttggttacaatgagttggaatggagtaaaatcaagatggccacaccgtgataatgGTCTATAGCAACCAATGCTGATTGCTAAACGTAAGACCAATTCTGCAATAACAGTCAGTGATACTCACTGTAAACTCTGATTCTCACAGAACTAATTTATTGAATATTAAATTGTTActctttaaaaaatacatcTTATATAAAAGTACTGAAAAACTACTAGTGCGGAAACACATTTTTGAAACACATCATTGAATACCATTAAAACACTATAAATACACTTAGTGCTACAAACTGCActgacaaaaatcccattgtTAATAATTGACATGGGTATAATTGCAAATTTTAAAGTTACAAACATATCTTGCCAACACCAACTAACAAATGTACAAATAAAATTACATTCTGCATGATCTATGTACAGTTTAAAAGAATTCAAGAACTTTCAGTGATTTTGTGGAATGATAaactatttggtttgcggtaacaccatgtgtgtatctaattgccaggtagagtttattCTTTAGAAACTCTCTCTCTATTTTCTACTGTAACCATGGAGTAGATTTATTGAATtccggagacttctcagttctgaaaaaaactgtcctgctttttaactactacccggaaGGAAAGTATAGGAAATTGGCTAGGACTATTACtttattaactttggttttttacccatacaccgctgtgttagcactgtatactcagtactttctcccgagtcctgtgaaaaaatatcacaggcatgttactcgggtgggattcgaagcAACGACCCTTGTAACTTTAGCTTaaaggatcgtaattaactgcaccaCCGcaaagtgagttcttaaattggtctcaatgtttcgactagttagctctagtcattgtcaggagacaAATTACATCACATTATTTAGTTTTCAGGCATTTAAACTCAAGATCATGATTGTGTCATTTTGGAAATTTGTCGGAAAGCGAAGACCATTTTGTAAAACAGACTTCAAGAAGTATTCTACACACACAGATTGATACTTATTCACACAGCCTATTGTGCTAATTCTATACCGACACATAAACACAGACACAAAGCCAAAACAGTGTTAAATTGTGTTCCCTTGTTTGTATCTATAAACAtcattgtattaattttggtttttacccgtacacaCCTATGTaagttagcactgtatattcagtactttcctaagctctgtgaacaaaatcacaggcatattactcgagtgggattcgaacccacgacctttgcaattccacGTATAGAGGCCATTTTATTGGAATAGTAAGGGAAATTTCTTACACAAAAAGAAGAGCCCAGAGCAATTTCCTATTCAGCCTTGTTGGTGGCCTATGTATGTGCTAAAGGCTTCAGTTGCTTTTTTTTCCTGTTGCtggtattttatgcaaataatacgGACTTCCTACATTTATGTATTTACTGCAAAAGTCACTGAATAATAATCCTGAACAGCAGACTCAATTGGGCCGTTTTTGTCCCATGACAAagcacaggcctggaatttcatctttgacagggcaaggccattttcattttgcaaattttccatttgaagTCTATGGGAATCTTTCCAagtggggcaccaaggccaagacatggGGCAACAGAGTCTATGGCCTCtggtgtaattccaggcctgggtgTACAAGTACAATCTGCATAATTGTCTAAATTTGTTCTTCCAGACTTCCTGGTCCATTCACTGCGTTACTGTCTGATGTGTCCGGCTTACGCAAGGTCCAAATCATTGTCTGACCGGCCCCTGATTGGCTGACCACTCTGTAGCCCCGCCTCTCTAGTTTGTTCAGGACCAATCGTGGTATTTCCTCTGTGCAATACTCCTGGCTAGAAgacaaagtaaaaaaagaaaattctgtAAGTACTCttggaaagaaaaataaatacgGAAATGACATTGTTGCAAACTTGCACTTCAAATAATACGTATTTTAGATTGTTGATAGGTGTATTCACCAATCACGAGTGTCTCTACTGGACACCCTTTTACTAGTtttgacaccctgttttatctgtaaTTTACATAAAATGTATTGTCAGAGactaatttggacaccctgtttgg encodes:
- the LOC139937517 gene encoding GTP cyclohydrolase 1 feedback regulatory protein-like isoform X1 encodes the protein MPYIFVSTQIRLECGPTICGDEHSDPELMNYLGAKLVKQMGNNFQEYCTEEIPRLVLNKLERRGYRVVSQSGAGQTMIWTLRKPDTSDSNAVNGPGSLEEQI